One window of Gemmatimonadaceae bacterium genomic DNA carries:
- a CDS encoding cytochrome ubiquinol oxidase subunit I, with the protein MSNLLAARSQMAVSLAFHIVFAEVGIALPLMMTIAEWRWLRSGKTVYLEIAKRWAKGTAILFAVGAVSGTVLSFELGLLWPSFMRFAGAIIGMPFSLEGFAFFTEAIFIGVYLYGWDRIPARAHLAAGALVALSGTLSGIFVVTANAWMNAPTGFRVVNGQPVEVNPIAAMMNPAAFSQTLHMIIAAYAATALAVAGIHAYVLLRRREASLSEPLGNFHRAALVVSLTVGIPAAIVQPISGDISARFVARHQPAKLAAMEGQFETEQGAPLRLGGWPDVSKETTRFAIEIPRGLSLLAYHDPSATVRGLKDFPRDVWPPVPIVHFGFQIMVALGTTMAIVALWAGSVAVRRRRLQYDASDRWLLLALVIVAPFGFLATEAGWFVTEVGRQPWIVYGVLKTSDAVTPMPGLIVPFLLVTLLYCSLGVAVIWLLRRQIVPTTHPGR; encoded by the coding sequence ATGTCCAACTTGCTCGCGGCGCGATCTCAGATGGCGGTGTCACTCGCCTTTCACATTGTATTTGCGGAGGTTGGAATCGCACTGCCGCTCATGATGACGATTGCCGAGTGGCGGTGGCTGCGAAGCGGTAAGACGGTATACCTGGAGATCGCGAAGCGTTGGGCAAAGGGCACCGCGATCCTGTTTGCCGTTGGCGCCGTGTCAGGGACGGTACTGTCGTTCGAGTTGGGCTTACTCTGGCCCAGCTTCATGCGCTTCGCCGGCGCGATCATCGGCATGCCGTTCTCGCTCGAGGGATTCGCCTTCTTCACCGAGGCGATCTTTATCGGCGTGTACCTGTACGGCTGGGACCGGATTCCGGCTCGCGCACACCTGGCCGCTGGAGCGCTGGTCGCTCTCAGCGGGACACTTTCTGGAATCTTCGTCGTGACCGCGAACGCATGGATGAATGCGCCCACCGGCTTTCGTGTCGTCAATGGTCAACCGGTTGAGGTGAATCCGATCGCGGCGATGATGAACCCTGCGGCGTTCTCACAAACACTGCACATGATCATCGCGGCGTACGCTGCAACGGCTTTGGCGGTCGCCGGAATTCACGCTTACGTCTTGTTGCGTCGACGCGAAGCGTCGCTGAGCGAGCCACTTGGGAACTTCCACCGTGCGGCGCTGGTGGTTTCGCTCACGGTCGGGATTCCCGCGGCGATCGTCCAGCCAATCTCGGGGGACATCAGCGCCCGCTTTGTCGCGCGACACCAACCAGCGAAGCTCGCGGCAATGGAGGGCCAGTTCGAGACGGAACAGGGCGCTCCGCTCCGCCTCGGTGGATGGCCGGACGTGTCGAAGGAGACGACACGGTTCGCAATAGAAATCCCGCGCGGCCTTTCGCTGTTGGCGTACCACGATCCAAGTGCAACCGTGCGCGGCCTGAAGGATTTCCCGCGCGACGTCTGGCCGCCCGTTCCGATCGTGCACTTTGGATTTCAGATCATGGTTGCTCTCGGGACAACGATGGCAATCGTCGCGCTGTGGGCAGGGTCGGTCGCTGTGCGTCGACGCCGGCTGCAATACGATGCGAGCGATAGGTGGCTCTTGCTCGCCCTGGTCATCGTCGCGCCCTTTGGTTTCCTCGCGACCGAAGCAGGGTGGTTTGTCACCGAAGTGGGGCGCCAGCCATGGATCGTGTATGGCGTGCTCAAAACGAGCGATGCAGTGACGCCTATGCCCGGCCTCATTGTTCCGTTCCTGCTCGTGACTCTGCTCTACTGCAGTCTTGGTGTAGCGGTCATCTGGCTCTTGCGGCGACAAATCGTTCCGACGACACACCCCGGCCGCTGA
- a CDS encoding NADP-dependent oxidoreductase, translating to MKAALIDRYGRNELVQVKDIAIPVTGPMDLLVQVHAASVNPLDIKTRKGALKLLLKYRFPLVLGNDLAGVVSDVGAQVTRFKKGDAIYARLDKNRIGAFAEFAVVREGVAALKPTNETFEEAASLPLVALTAWQALVEIGKLRANQRVLIHAGSGGVGSVAIQLARHLGATVFTTVGQRNAELVRRLGADVAIDYRSERFEDVAKDCDVVLDSAGGDTLVRSFECVKPGGVVVSIGNTPSAAFARSWGLNPIIVLAIRVMSRKATAAARRHNGRYEYLFMRADGAQLGEITRLVERGIIKPLVDKVFPLEQVRDALAYSESGRATGKVVIKVV from the coding sequence ATGAAGGCCGCACTGATCGACCGCTACGGGCGTAATGAGCTTGTGCAGGTGAAGGACATCGCCATTCCCGTTACAGGCCCAATGGATCTGTTAGTCCAAGTGCACGCCGCCAGCGTGAATCCGCTGGATATCAAAACGCGCAAAGGAGCGTTGAAACTGCTGCTCAAATATCGGTTCCCGCTGGTGCTGGGTAATGATCTTGCAGGCGTCGTTTCCGACGTAGGCGCACAGGTGACGCGCTTCAAGAAAGGCGACGCGATCTATGCGCGTCTGGACAAGAATCGCATTGGAGCGTTTGCTGAATTTGCCGTTGTCCGCGAAGGCGTTGCCGCCCTCAAGCCAACGAACGAAACGTTTGAAGAAGCCGCGTCACTTCCGTTGGTCGCGCTGACGGCGTGGCAGGCATTGGTGGAAATTGGAAAGTTGCGCGCGAACCAGCGGGTGTTGATTCACGCGGGTAGCGGTGGCGTCGGCAGCGTGGCGATCCAGTTGGCCCGCCACCTGGGCGCAACGGTTTTCACCACAGTAGGGCAACGCAATGCGGAACTCGTGAGGCGCCTGGGCGCGGACGTCGCGATTGATTACCGCAGCGAACGCTTCGAAGACGTCGCCAAAGACTGCGACGTGGTGCTGGACAGCGCGGGCGGTGACACGCTCGTGCGGAGTTTTGAGTGTGTGAAACCCGGCGGCGTCGTTGTGAGCATTGGCAATACGCCGTCAGCCGCGTTTGCGCGGAGCTGGGGACTGAACCCGATCATCGTTCTGGCGATCCGCGTGATGTCTCGAAAGGCGACTGCCGCAGCGCGGCGCCACAATGGGCGCTATGAGTATCTTTTCATGCGCGCCGACGGCGCACAGCTGGGCGAAATCACACGCCTCGTGGAACGGGGCATAATCAAGCCGCTGGTGGACAAGGTGTTTCCGCTCGAGCAAGTGCGTGACGCACTCGCGTACTCTGAGTCCGGTCGGGCGACCGGAAAAGTAGTCATCAAGGTGGTGTGA
- a CDS encoding (2Fe-2S)-binding protein — protein MSKYTVSVNGQSHSVDVTPDTPLLWVLRDSLGLVGTKYGCGIGACGACTVHLNGTPTRACQTPVSSVGRAEITTIEGLDPAGAHPLQQAWSELDVPQCGYCQAGQIMTAAALLKRSPRPNDAEIDRTMAGNLCRCASYVRIRAGIKRAAELAGSGTPANGGRT, from the coding sequence ATGAGCAAATACACCGTCAGCGTGAATGGCCAGTCTCACTCGGTGGACGTGACGCCGGATACTCCGCTGTTGTGGGTGCTGCGCGATTCCCTGGGCCTCGTCGGCACGAAATACGGCTGCGGCATCGGCGCGTGCGGGGCGTGCACCGTCCATCTCAACGGCACGCCCACGCGTGCGTGCCAGACGCCAGTCTCCAGCGTCGGACGCGCGGAGATCACCACGATCGAGGGCCTCGACCCCGCTGGAGCGCATCCGCTGCAGCAAGCTTGGTCTGAGCTCGACGTGCCGCAGTGCGGGTATTGCCAGGCGGGACAGATCATGACGGCGGCAGCGTTGCTCAAACGCAGCCCGCGCCCGAACGACGCCGAAATCGACCGCACGATGGCCGGCAACTTGTGTCGCTGCGCGTCCTACGTCCGCATCCGCGCCGGCATCAAGCGGGCCGCCGAACTCGCCGGCAGTGGCACGCCGGCGAATGGAGGCCGGACATGA
- a CDS encoding molybdopterin cofactor-binding domain-containing protein translates to MKRSVNPSSPVVDRRAFIKAGALAGGGLLVGTYLRFGTSSAFAKTLTGSADTFAPNAFISIAPSGAVSIIAPNSEMGQGIKTSLPMIVAEELDVAWEQVTVVQGDLNPAYGRQFSVGSGSTTGNFTALRRAGATARAMLIEAAAQTWGVSGGECETQKGAVIHAASKRRATYGELATKAASLTPPANAPLKDPKDFKLIGTRVPGVDNQKIVRGAPLFGLDVRLPGMVYATYTKCPVFGGKVVSANIDEVKKRPGVRDAFVLDGIEGLTSGVAIIADSTWNAFSAAKGLTVKWDEGAVASQNSAEMAKQAEHLARATPPAPLAAGTKVVEAIYHYPFLAHATLEPQNCTALFKNGVMEMWTPTQIPASGQSLVTRGLGLAPKDVVVHITRLGGGFGRRGSNEFSIEAAAIAKKLEGTPVKLVWRREDDFAHDNYRSNGWHYFTAGLDASGKVVALHDAFVKMQGGPGDMSAGGFPFIAFPGSEVKSSKLPAGIPTGYWRAPGDNGNTWATQCFVDELAHAAGRDPLAFTLDLLGAVPAGAGRGFDAAKMTTVLKRATEKAGWGKSRLRGEGQGFAITHTNNAYVAIVADVTVSGEGEVAIKKLTAVVDAGTIINLSAAESQVQGAMLDGISAAWFQKLTIERGAAAQSNFGEYRMLRMNHSPAIVDVEFIKSSAPPTGLGEPGLPAAAPAVCNAIFAATGKRVRTLPIADVSLKWS, encoded by the coding sequence ATGAAACGCTCCGTCAATCCTTCCTCGCCGGTCGTGGATCGTCGCGCGTTCATCAAGGCCGGCGCGCTCGCCGGTGGCGGCCTTCTCGTCGGCACGTATCTGCGTTTTGGAACTTCGTCCGCATTCGCGAAGACGCTGACCGGCAGTGCCGACACGTTCGCACCGAACGCCTTTATCAGCATCGCGCCGAGCGGCGCGGTGTCGATCATCGCACCGAATTCCGAGATGGGGCAGGGCATCAAGACGTCGCTTCCGATGATCGTTGCCGAGGAGCTCGACGTCGCGTGGGAGCAGGTGACCGTCGTGCAAGGTGACTTGAATCCTGCCTATGGCCGGCAGTTCTCGGTCGGGAGCGGCTCGACGACCGGGAATTTCACAGCGCTGCGTCGCGCCGGCGCGACGGCGCGCGCGATGCTCATCGAGGCTGCCGCGCAGACGTGGGGCGTCTCGGGTGGCGAGTGCGAAACTCAAAAAGGCGCCGTCATTCACGCTGCCTCGAAGCGCCGAGCGACCTACGGCGAGCTCGCGACGAAGGCCGCAAGCCTAACGCCGCCCGCGAACGCTCCGCTCAAGGACCCCAAGGACTTCAAGCTGATCGGCACACGCGTGCCCGGCGTCGACAACCAGAAGATCGTGCGGGGCGCGCCGCTCTTCGGCCTCGATGTGCGCCTGCCCGGGATGGTGTACGCGACATACACGAAATGCCCCGTGTTCGGCGGCAAAGTCGTGAGCGCCAACATCGACGAAGTGAAGAAACGCCCCGGTGTGCGCGACGCCTTCGTGCTCGACGGCATCGAGGGACTGACATCGGGCGTTGCCATCATCGCCGATTCGACGTGGAACGCATTCAGCGCCGCCAAGGGCCTAACGGTGAAGTGGGACGAGGGCGCCGTCGCAAGTCAAAACAGCGCGGAGATGGCGAAGCAGGCGGAGCACCTCGCGCGGGCCACACCGCCCGCCCCACTTGCGGCAGGTACGAAAGTGGTGGAGGCGATCTACCACTATCCCTTCCTCGCACACGCGACGCTCGAGCCGCAGAACTGCACGGCGCTCTTCAAGAATGGCGTGATGGAGATGTGGACGCCGACGCAGATTCCTGCGAGCGGGCAGAGTCTCGTCACGCGCGGCCTCGGCCTCGCGCCGAAGGACGTGGTCGTGCACATCACGCGACTCGGCGGTGGCTTCGGCCGGCGCGGCAGCAACGAGTTTTCGATCGAGGCGGCTGCCATCGCGAAGAAACTCGAGGGAACGCCGGTGAAGCTCGTGTGGCGGCGCGAGGACGACTTCGCGCACGACAATTACCGCTCGAACGGCTGGCACTATTTCACCGCGGGCCTCGACGCTTCCGGCAAAGTAGTGGCGCTGCACGATGCGTTCGTGAAGATGCAGGGCGGTCCCGGCGACATGTCGGCTGGCGGCTTCCCGTTCATCGCATTCCCGGGCTCGGAAGTGAAGTCGAGCAAATTGCCGGCGGGCATTCCAACGGGTTACTGGCGTGCGCCCGGCGACAACGGCAACACGTGGGCGACACAATGTTTCGTCGACGAGCTAGCCCACGCGGCTGGCCGCGATCCGCTCGCGTTCACGCTCGACTTGTTAGGCGCGGTTCCGGCCGGAGCCGGCCGGGGATTCGACGCCGCGAAGATGACGACGGTGCTCAAGCGCGCGACCGAGAAGGCGGGTTGGGGCAAGTCGCGTCTGCGTGGCGAAGGGCAGGGCTTCGCGATCACGCATACCAACAACGCCTACGTCGCGATTGTCGCCGACGTCACGGTGAGCGGCGAAGGCGAGGTCGCGATCAAGAAGCTGACCGCCGTCGTCGATGCCGGCACGATCATCAATCTCAGCGCAGCGGAGAGCCAGGTGCAGGGCGCGATGCTCGACGGCATCAGCGCGGCGTGGTTTCAGAAACTCACGATCGAGCGCGGCGCCGCTGCGCAGAGCAATTTCGGTGAGTACCGGATGCTGCGGATGAATCACTCGCCTGCGATCGTCGACGTGGAGTTCATCAAGTCCTCCGCGCCGCCTACGGGGTTGGGCGAGCCCGGTCTTCCGGCCGCGGCGCCGGCGGTCTGCAACGCCATCTTCGCCGCGACCGGCAAGAGGGTTCGCACGTTACCGATCGCCGACGTCAGTTTGAAGTGGTCGTGA
- a CDS encoding ADOP family duplicated permease, with protein sequence MTPRPERERKVDLALERKVDIQRAVDEEIALHLELRIQDLLARGHSLEEARAIALQRFGPLEETRTQLATTASIRVRHMRLTDELDALRQDVAYSIRQLRRAPAFASAVIIALGLGVGANATMFGAIDQLLLRPPAHVAEPSRLMTVAFRDVRRDASHLQSVLSFPIFRDLASENSVFATVGIYRPVSIDLESGPEAKSLPAILANADYFRALGVRPLAGRFFSDDEAGNRPGGPVAVLGYEFWQRTYGGDIAVIGRTIQLADAPHTVIGIAPEGFNGLGLTRVDVWLPLTDGLPPAAIAVLAEQRQSYSYSIVARLVPGVGIGRAAEVATTALTRGAVASGTSEAELRALGRRVELTSVLPRDARADEPEARVAELLGGVSLFVLLLACANVMNLQLARGIRLRREIAVRIALGVSAGRLIRQLALDCLLLAMAGGVTGLIIARFGGRFVRDTLLGGSLGSIAPSDSRVLIFSLIVALVAGLATGLIPALAMLHPNLVLSLREGSRSSDSRRTSRVRSALLGVQAALTMVLLVGTGLFVLSLRRIEAVPLGFDPSHSGVARLNLSGRRMPPLANQTSEERAQSRLTFRRLEEVARETPGVTAAAVALTAPFEGSYGAGVTIPGRDSVPVTRDGGPYFNAISSDYFAAIGSRLIAGRAFTTADQTTAPRVVIVNETAARLWWPSENALDKCVRIGDVTQPCAQVVGIAQNTHRRQIVEDDFVQFFVPIDQADPLTPGVVLFRTAGSSERAIPVVQRRLQNAVAGLPYVAVRPLDALVMPRMRSWKLGAAMFGVFGGLALVLATIGLYSVLAYDVARRRYELALRRALGAPARSLTTMVVTRGIGAVGIGALAGAVLALGSQRIIEPMLFQTSSRDPVVYGCVALLIAVISLAATALPGLRAAQVNPGISLRGD encoded by the coding sequence ATGACGCCTCGTCCGGAGCGTGAACGAAAGGTCGACCTCGCGCTCGAGCGAAAGGTCGACATTCAACGGGCCGTCGACGAGGAGATCGCGCTCCATCTCGAGTTGCGCATTCAGGATTTGCTCGCGCGCGGACACTCGCTCGAGGAGGCGCGCGCCATTGCGCTCCAGCGCTTTGGTCCGCTCGAAGAAACGCGCACGCAGCTCGCCACTACTGCATCCATACGGGTTCGACACATGCGCCTCACCGACGAGCTCGACGCCCTCCGACAGGACGTCGCCTACAGCATTCGCCAACTGCGGCGCGCTCCGGCATTCGCGTCCGCCGTGATCATTGCGCTGGGTCTCGGCGTTGGCGCAAACGCGACGATGTTCGGCGCGATCGATCAACTGTTGCTGCGGCCGCCGGCGCACGTTGCCGAACCCTCGCGTTTGATGACGGTCGCCTTTCGCGATGTTCGACGTGACGCCTCGCATCTCCAAAGCGTGCTCTCGTTCCCGATCTTCCGAGACCTCGCAAGTGAGAACAGCGTCTTCGCGACGGTCGGTATCTATCGCCCTGTCTCGATCGATTTGGAAAGTGGGCCGGAGGCGAAGTCGCTCCCAGCGATCCTCGCGAACGCGGATTACTTCCGCGCGCTTGGCGTACGGCCGCTCGCCGGACGGTTTTTCAGCGATGACGAAGCCGGCAATCGCCCGGGCGGTCCGGTGGCGGTCCTCGGTTATGAATTCTGGCAGCGCACCTACGGCGGCGACATCGCAGTGATCGGAAGGACCATCCAACTGGCTGATGCACCGCACACAGTCATCGGCATCGCGCCGGAGGGGTTCAATGGTTTAGGGCTTACTCGAGTGGACGTGTGGCTCCCGCTGACGGACGGTCTCCCGCCGGCGGCAATTGCCGTCCTGGCCGAGCAACGGCAGAGCTACTCGTATTCCATCGTCGCGCGACTTGTCCCTGGCGTCGGCATCGGCCGCGCCGCGGAGGTTGCCACGACGGCACTGACCAGAGGTGCCGTCGCTTCCGGGACGAGCGAGGCCGAGTTGCGCGCGCTCGGCCGTCGCGTCGAGTTGACGAGCGTTCTCCCACGCGATGCGCGCGCCGATGAACCCGAAGCGCGCGTCGCCGAGCTCCTCGGTGGCGTGTCGCTGTTCGTGCTCCTCCTTGCGTGCGCGAACGTCATGAACCTTCAGCTCGCGCGTGGCATCCGGCTTCGCCGCGAGATTGCCGTGCGCATCGCCCTCGGTGTCAGTGCCGGACGACTCATTCGCCAGCTGGCCCTCGATTGCCTGTTGCTGGCCATGGCTGGCGGCGTCACCGGTTTGATCATCGCGCGTTTCGGTGGTCGCTTCGTGCGCGACACGCTTCTTGGCGGCTCGCTCGGATCGATTGCGCCGAGCGATTCGCGAGTTCTCATCTTCTCGTTGATCGTCGCGCTGGTCGCCGGGCTCGCCACCGGTCTCATACCCGCGTTGGCGATGCTGCACCCAAATCTGGTGCTTTCCCTGAGGGAGGGCTCGCGAAGCAGCGACTCCAGGCGGACGAGTCGCGTGCGGTCCGCATTGCTCGGAGTGCAGGCAGCGCTGACGATGGTACTGCTGGTTGGGACGGGTCTGTTCGTGCTCAGCCTTCGCCGCATCGAGGCAGTGCCTCTCGGCTTCGATCCTTCGCACTCGGGCGTTGCGCGACTCAATCTGAGCGGACGACGCATGCCTCCGCTCGCCAATCAGACATCGGAGGAGAGAGCACAGTCGCGCCTGACGTTTCGCCGACTCGAGGAAGTCGCTCGCGAAACTCCCGGTGTCACTGCGGCAGCCGTCGCGCTGACTGCGCCATTCGAAGGTAGTTACGGCGCGGGCGTCACAATTCCGGGCCGTGATTCGGTTCCGGTGACGCGCGACGGGGGACCGTACTTCAATGCCATCTCGTCCGATTACTTCGCGGCCATCGGTTCCCGGCTCATCGCGGGCCGAGCCTTTACGACTGCCGATCAAACCACGGCGCCCCGCGTGGTGATCGTGAATGAAACCGCGGCGCGATTATGGTGGCCCAGCGAGAACGCGCTCGACAAATGCGTCCGCATCGGCGATGTCACGCAACCATGTGCGCAAGTCGTCGGCATCGCACAGAACACGCATCGGCGGCAGATCGTCGAGGATGATTTCGTCCAGTTCTTCGTGCCGATCGATCAAGCGGATCCGCTCACGCCCGGTGTGGTCCTCTTCCGCACGGCGGGAAGCTCGGAGCGCGCGATTCCGGTCGTGCAGCGCCGCTTGCAGAACGCGGTCGCCGGTCTTCCGTACGTCGCCGTGCGTCCACTCGATGCGCTGGTGATGCCGCGCATGCGCTCGTGGAAGCTCGGCGCGGCGATGTTCGGAGTCTTTGGTGGACTTGCGCTCGTGCTGGCGACGATCGGCTTGTACAGCGTGCTCGCCTACGATGTCGCGCGACGACGCTATGAGCTCGCGCTACGACGTGCGCTCGGTGCGCCGGCGCGAAGCCTGACGACGATGGTCGTTACGCGGGGCATCGGAGCCGTCGGCATCGGCGCGCTCGCCGGTGCCGTGCTGGCACTCGGCTCGCAGCGAATCATCGAGCCAATGCTCTTCCAGACGTCGTCGCGAGATCCCGTCGTGTACGGTTGCGTCGCTCTCTTGATTGCCGTCATCAGCCTGGCCGCGACAGCCTTACCAGGACTTCGCGCGGCGCAAGTCAATCCTGGAATTTCACTGCGCGGCGATTGA
- a CDS encoding cytochrome d ubiquinol oxidase subunit II, whose amino-acid sequence MRGATLVSLPAFMAGVIAASLNIYALSAGADFGGGIWDLLATGPRRDKQRTLIADAIGPIWEANHVWMILVVVLLFTAFPPAFALLMTILHVPITLMLFGIVLRGSSFTFRSYDSRRDVVQRRWGRIFAIASTATPLLLGCIIGTIATGVLRSTQVELDAAYVQVYVRPWLRPFPVGVGVLALALFSFLAAVYLTVEAKEDALREDFRTRALLASVAVAAIALLDLVLARSSAPLVWSELTEGSVATLLRAGAALAALGAMVGLWRRNYAAARIAAIIEVSFVVWGWALGQFPYLVPPDVTIDGAAAPSLTLRLLAIALFVGLVLLAPSLRYLYRVFKKTAG is encoded by the coding sequence ATGCGTGGAGCAACCTTAGTCAGCTTGCCGGCCTTCATGGCAGGTGTGATCGCGGCGTCGCTCAACATTTACGCCCTATCCGCCGGCGCCGACTTCGGCGGGGGAATCTGGGATCTGCTCGCGACCGGTCCACGACGCGACAAGCAGCGCACTCTCATCGCTGATGCCATCGGTCCGATCTGGGAAGCGAATCATGTCTGGATGATCCTCGTGGTCGTCCTGCTCTTCACGGCCTTTCCGCCTGCATTCGCGCTTCTCATGACCATTCTCCATGTGCCGATTACACTGATGCTGTTCGGCATCGTGCTGCGCGGTTCGTCATTCACCTTCCGGAGCTACGATAGTCGGCGCGACGTTGTGCAGCGGCGCTGGGGGCGCATTTTCGCGATCGCGAGCACGGCAACCCCCCTCCTTCTCGGTTGTATCATCGGCACGATCGCCACTGGCGTGCTGCGCTCGACCCAGGTCGAGCTCGATGCGGCATATGTCCAGGTCTACGTGCGCCCCTGGCTCCGTCCTTTCCCTGTTGGCGTCGGCGTTCTGGCGCTCGCGTTGTTCTCATTTCTTGCGGCGGTGTATTTGACGGTCGAAGCAAAGGAGGACGCGCTGCGCGAGGACTTCCGAACGCGTGCGCTCCTCGCCTCGGTCGCCGTCGCGGCTATTGCGCTGCTCGACCTTGTACTCGCGAGGTCGAGTGCGCCACTGGTGTGGTCGGAGCTTACCGAAGGCAGCGTTGCGACGCTGCTTCGCGCCGGTGCCGCCCTCGCCGCGTTAGGCGCGATGGTTGGGCTGTGGCGGCGGAACTATGCAGCGGCACGCATCGCTGCGATTATCGAAGTCTCGTTCGTCGTCTGGGGATGGGCTCTCGGTCAATTCCCCTATCTCGTCCCGCCGGACGTAACGATCGACGGCGCCGCTGCGCCAAGCTTGACGCTGAGGTTGCTCGCCATCGCGCTGTTTGTGGGGCTTGTTCTCCTTGCACCATCTCTTCGCTATCTCTACAGGGTCTTCAAGAAGACAGCCGGCTGA
- a CDS encoding methyl-accepting chemotaxis protein: MTAVVDLEADAAGSVRAEPPPLPEALQRFLHKSNVQQKLRLLPTVAAAALLLLLALTVTFGLVTEARMAHLDGPAALERVRMLQRASWLLTALITLGAVGALAMLANAMSRSITEPIRTAALMADQLAHGEGGLAIPDAGDDEIGQLLRAMARLSSYMDEMALHAGAIASGDLAVRVSPRSSRDRFGNAFTEMVRYLGDMAAVADRIAAGDLTSRVSPRSDRDSFALAFGAMSDALSQLMRELQSTADIVAKASGAVSASAQKLSDSTGSAASAVSETTTIVEQVQEYIAGTVEDSRAMEALAAESAKNADAAGKAMREAVDVLERIATKAADIDKLSDWTHLLALNASIEAARAGDAGRGFAVVAEEVRRLATHTQNVLHEVIGFAQSGGLVTSNAGKVLERLGPSIRQTSQMVERTVAASGEQTADLGEVCRAVSDVEASARDNARSAEELAATSQQLAAQAEALRQLVSAFRSGT, translated from the coding sequence GTGACGGCTGTAGTCGACCTGGAGGCAGACGCGGCCGGCTCCGTTCGCGCGGAGCCGCCGCCCCTGCCCGAAGCGCTCCAGCGCTTCCTCCACAAGTCGAACGTCCAGCAGAAGCTCCGTCTCCTCCCGACCGTGGCGGCGGCGGCGCTGCTGCTTCTCCTCGCGCTCACGGTCACTTTCGGTCTCGTGACCGAGGCGCGCATGGCGCACCTCGACGGCCCGGCGGCGCTCGAGCGCGTGCGCATGCTCCAGCGTGCGTCCTGGCTCCTCACCGCGCTCATCACGCTTGGCGCCGTGGGCGCGCTGGCCATGCTCGCCAACGCCATGAGCCGGTCCATCACCGAGCCCATACGGACCGCCGCTCTCATGGCCGACCAACTCGCGCACGGCGAAGGCGGGCTGGCCATCCCTGACGCTGGCGACGACGAGATCGGTCAACTCCTGCGAGCGATGGCGCGGCTGTCGTCCTACATGGACGAGATGGCGCTCCACGCCGGCGCGATCGCCAGTGGGGACCTCGCCGTCCGCGTGTCACCGCGCTCGTCGCGCGACCGGTTCGGCAACGCCTTCACCGAGATGGTGCGTTATCTCGGCGACATGGCCGCGGTGGCGGATCGTATCGCAGCCGGTGACCTAACGAGTCGCGTATCGCCGCGCTCCGACCGCGACAGCTTCGCCCTCGCGTTCGGCGCCATGAGCGACGCCTTGTCGCAACTCATGCGCGAGCTGCAGTCCACCGCGGACATCGTAGCAAAGGCGTCGGGCGCGGTCTCCGCGTCGGCCCAGAAGCTCTCCGACAGCACCGGCTCCGCCGCGTCGGCGGTGAGCGAGACGACGACCATCGTCGAGCAGGTGCAGGAATACATCGCAGGCACAGTGGAGGACAGCAGGGCGATGGAGGCCCTCGCCGCCGAGAGTGCCAAGAACGCCGACGCGGCGGGCAAGGCCATGCGCGAGGCAGTCGACGTCCTCGAGCGGATCGCCACAAAGGCGGCCGACATCGACAAGCTCTCGGACTGGACCCACCTGCTGGCGCTCAACGCCAGCATCGAGGCCGCCCGCGCCGGCGACGCGGGGCGCGGTTTCGCCGTCGTGGCCGAGGAGGTGCGCCGCCTCGCCACGCACACACAGAACGTGCTCCACGAGGTCATCGGCTTCGCCCAGTCCGGGGGCCTCGTCACGAGCAACGCCGGGAAGGTCCTCGAGCGGCTCGGCCCCTCCATCCGCCAGACGTCGCAGATGGTGGAGCGCACCGTGGCCGCGTCGGGCGAGCAGACCGCGGACCTCGGCGAGGTATGCCGGGCCGTGAGCGATGTGGAGGCCAGCGCGCGCGACAACGCGCGCTCGGCCGAGGAGCTAGCTGCCACGTCGCAGCAACTGGCGGCCCAGGCCGAGGCGCTCCGCCAGCTCGTCTCCGCGTTCCGGAGTGGCACCTAA
- a CDS encoding DNA starvation/stationary phase protection protein produces METATEARARRDYRASPLATPTDLKPAATQDITAALNVILADVFALYVKTKNFHWHMSGAHFRDYHLLFDEQADQIFAMTDPVAERVRKVGGLTIRSIGEIGRLQRIMDNDAEYVSALDMLAELRDDNKTLLGALRSAHDVCDEHGDVATTSLIEVWIDETERRLWFLFEAAERDRTE; encoded by the coding sequence ATGGAAACAGCCACCGAAGCCCGAGCCCGGCGCGACTACCGTGCCAGCCCCCTGGCAACGCCAACCGATCTGAAACCGGCGGCGACGCAAGACATCACTGCGGCGCTGAACGTGATTCTCGCTGACGTATTCGCGCTCTATGTCAAGACGAAGAACTTCCACTGGCACATGAGCGGTGCCCACTTTCGCGACTATCACCTGCTCTTCGACGAACAGGCTGACCAGATCTTCGCGATGACCGACCCCGTGGCAGAGCGCGTGCGTAAGGTTGGCGGCCTGACCATCCGATCAATCGGGGAGATCGGGCGCCTGCAGCGCATCATGGACAACGACGCCGAGTATGTCTCGGCGCTCGACATGCTCGCGGAGCTCCGCGACGACAACAAGACGCTTCTCGGCGCGTTGCGCTCGGCACACGACGTCTGCGATGAGCATGGCGACGTCGCGACCACGAGCCTCATCGAGGTGTGGATCGACGAGACCGAGCGGCGCCTCTGGTTCCTCTTCGAGGCCGCGGAGCGCGATAGAACGGAATGA